CGCTTAGTCGTTTTGACCTAACAGATGTACATAATGGAGCTCCAAGTCCATAAGAAGACAATGGTTGTCTCTACTCTCTAAACTCTTAAGCCAGAGCTATAGCAAGTTAAGAAACAAAATTAACCTGAAGTGGCACCAAAGGAGCTCTCCGCCTAGCTGTGCTGGTCGGTGCTTCAGTGGAACAGACAGAATGAGAAGCAGCAGCCGCGGGCATCCGCTCCAGAACCCTTGTCACGTCGTTGACCCCAACAGAAAATTGTTGCTACAAGGGCAAAAATCATGAGTGCAAAAGAACATCAGAATATTCTGAATTCACTCATGATAACAGAAGTACTCTATCTGCAGTAAATAACTCTATAAACTTCATGAAATTAAACAAGGATGGCAATACCTTCATCCATATCTTCTCTGGCAAACCTCCCCTTGAAGCCTTGGCAGCCTCCACGCTCCTACAATAGTAACTCTTTTCAATATTGGAATAATGCAACACAAAGAAATGTTGGGAGAGTAAAAGGTATTTGCCTACTAACCTGATAAGTTTCGACAATAGTTCATCAAGGGAATCTCCTGTGATGTAATCTGAAGTTACTCTGTTCAGGGGGAAATACCGAGTGATGAGTGAACTGAACTACCTTAACTTgaataagaagaaaaataaaaacagcTACAAAGATCACTAAAAATACAACAGGGCAAAGAGTGTACGTTTGTTCAGCATCTTTCAGCAACTTGATTGACTTTTCAGGTTTGTTCTTCTTCTTGCTCATCGACACCAAAAGAGTGCTACCAACTGAGGAGAAGACCTATTAAATGAAGCAGTAACATAACCAAACTATAATTTCACTTATTTCTACCTTCACTACGTAGCAAACACAGTACATGCAAGAAAGGAACATCCGAAATGGGATAAATATAAAGAACTTCAAACATACTTAAACGTGACATACATCAGCACCGTTTACATTGTAAAATTGAAGTTCAGTGCTAACAGAGCATTTTCTGATGGTATTATACTAGATGTACAATAATTTCTACATTCATCTACCAACAGTGGCAGATCCCGAAATGGAGTACGTCCAGCGCAAACTTATACAGACTAAACTTATTCCAAAAACTGCCACGAACTATTTAACACACTTACATTCAAGATTACAAAACAACATATTGGCGGGGGCAAGATTTATGATTTGGGTACACGGAGTTACAAAAAAGAAGATTCTGCTACAGCATATATACAAAACATAAAGAACAACCGTAATGACAATTAAAGAAAAAATTGTACTCCGTACTTCATAGCGATAATGCCTAGACTACTTTAGTGCAGTTATTACAAATATCAGAAGAAAATTCACCTTCCACCTGCAGCGAATTGGTTGCTGTACTGATGCTCCCAGCCTCCTCTGGTCAGCTGCTGACCTGCCATATCAGTATGAAAACACATTGGCATGAGAGAAGAGTCTCAGTTGAAATGAGTGGATGCAGTCGTGAATGGAGACATGGAGGGAAACTGAGGAAGGGCCGAGCACCGGCACGAGACGGCGTGCCGCGGGGGTGACGCTGCACCCGCAGAACAGACAGCTGCTTAGGGGCGCGAAGTGGTCCTTCGGGGAGCGCGGCACGGGGCGGCGGCAGGTATTGCGTCCGGTGGCGGTGGCCGGCGAAGTGACGGCGTCGGAGTCAGGGGGGCTAGGGCGTCGGCGCGGCAGGGGATATGCGTTCGGGAAGTCAGTGCTTTCTCGGGGTTTTTTAGGGCCGCTCTCTCGGTGTGTCGGCCTGTTGGGTAAGCCAATTATGGGCCAAGAGCCCAAGACATTCTGCATAGGAAGATTAAACCCAATGATCCAACTGCCCCAGCGATAGAGAGAGTGGTTTTTTTTTAGGGGTTAAACCAAGCTTTTCTTATTCAAAGTCCACATGGCGTGGAATACAAATCGGATCATGGGGTTGCCCTAGCCAGACATGTCACCCCCGATCAAGAGAATGTGCAAACTTGGCTAACCTATCAAGGTCGGGCTTCCAATGAGAGTGGAGAGGCGGTGTCGGGGTGGGCTAAATTAGTCCGAGTACATTATTGCTAAATCAGTCTGAATTTTCTCTTGAAAAACGAAAATAGCATATCCGATCAGATAACAACAGTCTCAACCCAAAAAAGGACTAATTTGCATCGTCGGCACAATGGAAGTAAAGAAATATGTTGGTTTAAAATGGGCACACTTCAACTGCTATTTTAAATGGACATCGCTCTCCTCTCCGCAAATGTGTCCAGAACATTCTAGGGCTAGAAATGGGATCATGAACCCCAGCGGCATCAACAATCTTCCTCTTACCCCTACCTTTTGGCGTGGTGTGGTCAACAAACATGGGCCACTATGGCTGATGTCGACAATACTGGGTTGTATCCCATTCTCGAACCATGCTATACGGGCGGCAAATATTGCACGATTCCTGCACGACCTTGTTAATCCGTGGCATATGCATGGGAGTCAAAAGGCAATGGCCGCTCGATTAGCTGGTCGTCCAAAAATCAGGCATTAGTATTGTGTCCCGTCATGCTCTTGGATCATCGGCAAAACCTCCCTTCATGGTCTTAAAGAAAAAAGAACCTCGCTTCATCATGTTGGCAACCTCTTATGATGATGCGAGGGTAACCCTAAAAATCAAAACCATAACTATGTTGCACGCTTTATAAAGGTGAACAGAAAGCTCGAGACTCGTGGCTTGGCTCGGCTCGGAGGTCAAATGAGTCAAGCCCAAGCCTCCTTGCCAGCTTGTGAACCTCGACGAGCTGCTCGGAGGTTCGGCGCATAGAAAATTTTGACATGAGCATTGTTGATCTCAGCCTAAACACCGAAAGAGTCTAAACTTGAGGTATAGTGTTGAAATTGATTGGTACATGCATTCACCGTACCGAAGGTGGAAGGCGTGTTATCaacttcttctcttctttttctttttcttttttttgcttttggATGAACTagggaaggggagccttggcgcagtggtaaagctatTGTCAAGTCTTGAAGACAgtctcttacagaaatgtaggggaaggctgcgtactatagacgcaaagtggtcggacccttctccggaccctgcgcaagtgggagctacatgcaccgggctttTGGGTGAAATAGCTGGTGTGTGCTTCTACAGCGATAAGCTAGGGCTGTTATCGTTTGCAAAGTGAGTTTTTATAACACAGAATAAAGGTGCGGTACATTTTACACTCGTATTGGCGTAACACGACAATGACACACGATCCACATGCCCACGCATGCAACGCACATCACACCACGAACACATCGGCAGCAGCTTCAGCATACATGCATCACTCCTAAGTCCTAATCGGCAGTTCCGCACACGCGTATGCTAGCATATTAATCCCACCACCTCCCTACGGCATCCCATGATCTCATCAGGTGATATTCAGGGCCTCAGACGTAGCACTCGTAGAGCTTGATGTCCATCTGCAGGCGGAAGTAGAGCAACCCCTCGACGGCGTCGGTGCGGAGCGTGGCGACGCCGCGCGCCATGAAGAAGTCGCCGGTGCCGCCGACGACGGAGATGTCCCGCGTCTCCTCGCCCATGAGGTCGGCGCCCATGAGGTTGAGGGTGCCCCTGCGCGCCGTGGAGTTGAACACGAGCGAGAAGGCGAACCACGCGTTGAACGACCCCTTCCCGTCGTAGAAGTAGAACCCCTGCGCGCGCGCCGCCGGCTCCTCCTCGGCCCCGGCGGGCAGCGCCTGGCCCTCCGTCACCGGGTCGTCGAACACCACCAGCATGCCGAAGTAGGTGTCGTTGCTCAGCGCCGGcgggctcgtcgccgccgccgacgtcgcGTTGGCCGTGTTGTTGGCCCCGTCGTGGAGGATGTCGTGGTAGTAGAGCGTCATCTGCCTGCACGGCTCGTCGGGGCTGCCGGAGACGAGCCTCCTCCGGCCGTCGGCGGCGGCCACGCCGAAACCGATCAGGAAAAACGTCGCGAGCACGACAACCCTTGAAGATGGCGCGAGGCCTTGCATTGTGAATTTGTGATCGACCGGTGCAACTCTTGCTGGTGCAAGCGCGCGGCTAGCTGATCGAAGAGCTCGGCTCGTGCATGCTGCAAATATATAGTGGCGTGGGGCAGACAATAATAGTGGGGTTGGTAATTCGGTGAAAAGGACCGACCCGGTAAAAGGGGTCGGCCGGCCGGCCGCCCATAAATCGGAGTGAAAAGTAACGGTAGCGATCAGACACACATGGCATGGTTGGTACACTGTCGTTGTTCCAGCACCATGCTGTGAAAACTTGTGCAAAATAACATGGCGTTGGTACCATTTCAGCGTCACTTTGAACCTCATCAACAACTACTCTCTctagtgtaaaaaatgctcttatattatgggacggatggaATACTATTTTTGTCACTGACATGGGAGCACCCATACGTCAGATACCTGCAAAAACAATTCATGCCGGTCACTTCTATTTATGGTCATCAGGTCAATATCCAACGGTCAGGAATGCGCCGCCACCTGTTCATCTTCTTCGTCCTCTCCCGCGGCCTACCTAGTTGTAACCGCCTCTCTAGCCCTCGCGGCCGGCGGCCTTGCCACCCCAGCCTCTCCTGGACCTCCTCCCATCACGGTGCTAGCCGTCGCCCTAGCCATCCCTCTTACGTCCCGCCCCAAATGAACAACTCCGACTAGATGCGCTTGAACATGTCACCAAAATGCACATTTTGTACGCAACATGATATCACAAAACAACAACACTACTCTTtctaagataaaagtttaatgatATTTACTCGTCAGTAACACTCGACTGTGACTTGGCATGCCAGCAATATTTGTCTAAGTTGGTTTGGCCGTACATACTGGCATACTTGCACCAGCTTTAGAAGAATAAAAATACTTGCCCCAGCTTTAGAAAGGCAAGTGTTGACAGTGAAGCAAATAGCCCCAACAATGCAttgatattttttataaaaaattgAAAAGGAGGTTAACCCCCGACCTCTGCATTATTGCGATGCACACAGCCATAAGATGTCCACTAGAGAACAATGAAGCATGAATATTCTCATTGTCATCTAATATTACTAGTGAAACTCTACCATGTCCACAGCTTCGCACATATTCACCATTACTAGAGTCACTGAGATGGTAAATACTCTCACATACTACTGATATCCAAACTACAACAAGGCAACACTGCCCGATCACGGCCGGTGCTGCCATACAGACTAACCAGGCACCGCATTTGTTTACGACGGTGATACACGGCAGGACCAATCCTGTCAAGAAACAACAAAAGCATGCGCTTGATCACACTGCGACACGTTGATCCCTCCGTCAAAACCTGCGGCTTTTCGGGCTGGGCTGGGTTTCCGTGGAAGTGCTGCACCGCTTGAGGTAGGTGTCAAGCGTCTTCTGCTTCGAGGGGCTTGGTCTTGTTTCACTCTGCGAGACATTCAGCGTTTTCTCCTGCCCGTCCAGCATCTGGTGACAACATAACATCGCATTGTCAGACCTATTCATGGCATATCAACCGTTGACATGAGAAACCTCAATGGACATTATAACTGCCGAACAGTTTCAGGGTAATTGTAACTAAAATTACTAGAAAAGCCAACGGGGTCAGCTATCGTTATGCGCTTATGATGGAATGAAATGTTGGTTAACGTAGAAGAAAATAGTGTGCGAGTGCAAGGACAGAGGGAGAGAGGGACAAATAGCAGACCTGCCCCAAATTCTCAAGTTTGCCTTGAACAACATCCCTACAGAGCAATAAAAGTGGAAAAGACACTTCAGTGCATGATCTTAAGTACAACAGTTGTGTACGAAAAACAAGATTCAGGCATACCATATAATATCATCTACTGTGTCGTTTGCGAGAAGGTAATATATGTTCACTGAAGAAACCTGGAAATTTGGGAAGAGAACAAGAGAAAAAAAAATGGTCAGAAAGGATGACCCACAAATTATCAACTGCAGAGAAGCCACGCATTAGGCTAGAACAAGAAACGCGATGTTCACCTGACCAATCCGGTGGGCACGATCCTCTGCTTGAATAATGTCACCTGGAGTCCATGATAACTCAGCAAAGATAACTGTACTTGCTGCTGTCAAAGTTAGCCCCACACCTCCAGCTTTGATGGATAACTGCAATGTTAGGCTTCCATGAGGTTACACACAATAAAGAAACAGAACTTTCCCTCCAGAAATTTTATAACATGATATATGTGTGGTTGGAGCATTGCATTATGCTGTGTGATCTCTATTGTGACTTAGCTACATCTGCTTTCAAATCTTTGTGATTGTTCGCCTTACTTATTATTGAATATAAGGCAAACATATCTACCCTGGCCTAGACTTGGTGCTCTCTTCCAGCTCTATAAGCACAAAGGCTTTCTTCAGAAAAAGTCATAATTCACTGGCAGCTTCAGTCAGCATTGTGCCACCCAAGGATCATTTTCGTGGGCAAGTGAACATAATGCACAAAATTAATAGGAATTAGCACATACCACTGCTGCCTTGATGTCATCCTTGTTCTGGAAATCCATGACCAAATTTTGCCTTACAACTACAGGTGTTTGGCCATCAATTCTTATACATTTGACTTTCTTTTTCTGAAACATGGTAGTATGTAGGTATAACTAGGTATGTAGTAGCTCCAGATGTATCATAAACAGGTCAAATCGAAATAAACTCTTAGGAACTTACCAAGAGATGTTGGTGAATAGCATCAATCATGGGTTGATGGTGTGCAAATATTAAGAATTTGCAGTCAGCCTGACAAATAAAGCCATCAGTCAAATGTGAATGACTTGATAAAAGACATATCAAAGCCAATTTCGCAGAGGGCGTCTACAATTCCTGGCTGGGTGATGATTATGCCATACTAGCTAAATTCCCATACTTTGTTACCCATAAAAAAATTAATTGATCAATTAAGATATCATAGTCAACTAAGCTGGATTTTCCCTAGGCGCGGCTACTATTACCCCCCTGTCATGCTAAATTTTCATTAGAGATTTTTCAAGAGGTGGTTAAGTTAGTCTGTGAGAAAGCTTCGTTCTATTTTATAGTTGGTTAAACTGTGCGAAATATCCCTTGGTTCCTGGTTGTATCTACACCCTATAGGGATTTATTTATTAATAATTACAAAAAAAGTCGAAATAGTTCAGAAGTTTTTTTAGAATAAACTTGACTTTCTTTTGCATAGTATATAAATTTTCACGAATAAAAAACCAGCGTTGACTTcagggcaaaaaaaaacaaaatttatttgttattataggtcactattcacactattttggcCGAATTTTTTTTTTACAAGTCAAAGGCGATTTTTCTTTTTGTCGAATTTTTTTCACAGGTACAatggaaggtcaagtttatttcaaaaaaaatcagatttttttcaCTTTTTATTTAATTACTATTTTTGTTAatatagggtgtatatacacccATAGACCAAAAGTTCCCCTCCATTAAACTGTTAAGTTTTGTCAAACTTTCTCGCATAGTGGGAAAGAGGTGAAAGATGTGGATGAACTTTGCATCACCAGCTCCCACTTATAATTCACTCATTTAGTTCAGCTCAGATTAAAGTTACTAAACTGAAACAGGTAGGCTATAAAAATGGATTTTATTTTTCATATGGTATCATGCAAGTATGCACGAATGTGGTCCTGCCGAAGTGTGAGCACGCATAGTTCAATATAAATTAGTCAAAAACTGTGGGTTGTCTAATGTCTACTTCAGCTAGCCAAGTTATGATACTCAATTTGGGACCCAAAACTGGCAGCAAGTGGGCAGTTCATGACAGTTTTATCAAAAAGTCTGGTCTTATTAGAGTAGCTAAGAGGACAATCTACAAATATCTCATATAGTTACCTCAATTACAGTGGCCAGGTAATCAAGCACTGCTGGAATTTTGGCTTCAGCCGAATCATTATAGATCTGCAATTAGGCATGAAATATGAGCACTGATACCAATAATAAATCACTTTAAGAGATTAAAAATACAAGCCTGTGGTAGTAAATAATATAACAAGAACTGTGGAGAGAATTATTTATTCTATTTCAAATGCATGCCCTCAATGTATCTTCATGTTAGGCGCATATAAGAATATTAAATATAAAGATATGGCATAAAAATATGTTCCAAGGTGTTAGCTTCACCACATTCAAAAAGGAAAAAATTGTCCTCAATAAAGGAAGAAAATATGGCAAAATCTATGAATTTACTAATGACGAACCTAAAACCCTATCCATGTGCTGAATGGCTCCTAATATTGGATGGATGGAGATGAAAGTCGAAATCAAGTCTAACAGATAACACTGTAACAGTGTAACTGCATGCTATTAAATGCAGATAAAAAAAGAATTAACTATCCTCACGCAAAGCAATGCAGTTGAGCTGCATCAATTGTTGCATCAAATAGGCATCAGTCATATATAAATTATAAAAAGAACTATTTAATTATCATAAAGTTGCTCCTAATATGGGCTAAGAAGATTATTTGTCATTCCACAGTCTAAGGCAAAAACTTCAACTAGGAAAATAAAAACGCAATTGTAAACAATATCTCTTCACATGCCTAGGAAAAAAGTAAATCAGATACGGCAACAGTATATTTTTCCTCTATATTTTATGCGGCTTAGTTTACTAAGTTCATAACAGAAAGGGTAGAATATTTCAAGTTCAtcaagaaaaaaattcaaaaaaaaaaatcatcaagAAAATGATGACCAACTTTAGAGTAGCATAAAGGCATAC
This region of Triticum aestivum cultivar Chinese Spring chromosome 2D, IWGSC CS RefSeq v2.1, whole genome shotgun sequence genomic DNA includes:
- the LOC123048939 gene encoding uncharacterized protein, which translates into the protein MSKKKNKPEKSIKLLKDAEQTVTSDYITGDSLDELLSKLIRSVEAAKASRGGLPEKIWMKQQFSVGVNDVTRVLERMPAAAASHSVCSTEAPTSTARRRAPLVPLQAVIIAADCNPKWLTKHIPTLASTRQVPVLCLKDNKGSSLRLGQVANVRTALAIGIKARDSIINKTVDEVLKDYYKPVADEQ